The sequence below is a genomic window from Eleginops maclovinus isolate JMC-PN-2008 ecotype Puerto Natales chromosome 20, JC_Emac_rtc_rv5, whole genome shotgun sequence.
atagtgtgtgtgcattatcAGTTCAAATAGTTAAATCCATTGTTAACGGCAAACACGAGAGCCACTtctatgtaaaaatatatttaatttcaaagtaCATTacaacatgaaaaagaaaacaacatagTGTCCCACAAAAATGTCCTGTCGCACACATCTTCCCAACAGCTGTGTGTGGTCCGGCCTCACGTATCCCTCCTCACACTGCTATCTGAAATCCTCTTCATCGTAAAGAATAATGCAGACTTCTATGCCAGCTTGTCTCAGTGCCTTGCCCAGTACATTTCATCAGGTCAGGGATAGAATAACTGCATCTCTCTGTCTCAGCAGTCATGCTAATGCGTTGGTAATTTCACAAATATGACTCAATAGGTTTGACCTATGGATTAGAGTCAAAACTATTTATGTAAATAAACCTTAACCAGCATTATGCAACTTTGATAACTTCATTTGTGGACATATATCGATTGTGGATATAATGAACAAGCGTTTTTTAAAGTGAGAGCAggttcaaacattttattttgaatttgaacAGGGAATGTTTCCTTTAATTAAGGTTGTGATTATTGATTGTGCCTTTAAGTAATAATGGATAATTACCCATAATCCATGCTGCAAAACCTCTGTCAAGAACCAAAGCTTTGCATGCTGCTTTGAGACTCAGGCCAATAGATACTCTGCCTCATTGTTTAGAATTCCACCAATGCCCTGAAcatgtttgtctttaaaaatgaaaagaacatCCATGGCCATGTAGCAGCTTCAGCTCTTATCCTCTCACTTTTATTCCCCTATGACattagtttgtgtgtttgcattgagTTTGTGCTGCAGACACTGGTGGTTTTGGTGCCAGTCCTCTCATCTCACAGGGTAAAGTGACCGTTGAACCAAAGCAAAAAGTCAAAGTGGTCCTCAGAGTCAGAGATGCTTCCAGACTTGTGGAACAGTTTGTGGAGGTTTCCCTGAAGTCTGCTCAGAAGAGTGGATCCAGTCCTGCTCAGACCCTCTCATCGTCGACTTATTTGTCTCCCACTGCCTCCATGCATTTTCACAAAGTCCCGTCTGTCTTTTAGCTGTGAACAAAGAGAGAAATTACTGTCACTGTGTCTGCAGGAAATATTTTTGACAATCATTTCTAAATTTAGGTGGTGTCATGTAAATTCctacaaacaaatgtatagATTTAGCTACATAGCTGTAAACAatggataaaaacacagctTTCCTTAAAAGAACACCTCCATGAACTGAATGATCATGCACCAATAAATTAATCAGGAAGATATAAATCCAAGACTGACCACAGCCATTTTACTTTGAAGCATGCAGCCAATTCTAATCCATCAGCACTGTCACATGACCTATTATAAACTATTCTTTGCTGATGAACTGTAGAAAACTCCAGGAAAATGGGGGTGTGAGAATGTAAACTTATTACGTCTATAGAACTATATATGTacacaatttttattttatatttttattatattcctAGCTTTCAATAGATTCTGGTCTGGTGAAAAATGTGACAATGCTGTAATAAAAAAGCGTACAAATGCATTCAGTTCACACCAAAACAAAATCTCTctttttaactttatatttaaatttgcAACTATTGTGGCCCCTTGTCTATCTGCAAAGATACACGCTGTAATCCATCAGTGACACTGAACTATCTgaaatgctgtgatttttttagTCATTCTGCACACAAATGAACCATTAAACACGTTTTATAATCCCGGCCAAATGTTCCAGTTGGCACCGCGCGCTGCATTCTGCATGAACGATGGAGCAGGGATTACAGGCGGGGGTGTTAATAAAATCGAAACTGCACTGTGATGAATGCATTGTATAACGTACTAGATATACATCGTATCAAGCAGTAGACTTTTAGGAGTAGAAGATTGTGCATGTATATAGTTGACTTCTTCTTGGTATGTATTTACAAGCACGTTGGTCACCTccaacattctcttgcactattttattttatttatgttcttttcttcttgcattctgttttatttaatgcattgtCGGAGGAGCCTGTGACCTAAAATGTCCATTGCTATACACTGTAGCTGTGCATATGAAAATgaaacctttgaatctttgatCTAAAGTGTTATTTGGTGTGTGCGTTACGCTTCCcaataataaagtcatttaaGTAGGCATTTTGAAATGGAACCTTTGGCACCTGCCAGTGCTTTTCTGTCAGAGAGAAGGATAGGTTATTCATATTTTACCCCTTTCCGTTGGTTGCTGAGGCAGAACGTGCAGATATTCcggggctttttgccttttcctcctcccttcccctccTTGTAGACAGCGCTGAGGCACGGCTCTCCGTCCTCCCTCCCGTCCCCCACTACCAGCACGTTGGCCAGGTGTGAGATGTAGCTGGAAGCCAGGCGCAGAGTCTCGATCTTGGAGAGTTTTCTGTCCACCGGTTCCGTGGGGATGAGCGTCCGGAGCGCCGTGAAGGCCGTGTTCACGTTCTGGGTCCGGTGTCTCTCCCTGGCGTTAGCGGCGTTCCGATGCGGCACCACGGCGCCGGACTCAAGCCTGTAGCTCTGCCCCGGGATCCCGCAGCAGCCGTAGCCCTGGTCGGTGCTGCTGTCGCTCTCGCTGCGGTTCTCCTCATCGTCGTCCGAAATCAAGGTCAGGTCAGCCGGGTAAGAGAAGGGATGGGTCGATACCGGCCTCAGCATAGTGAAAGCCATCATTTGTAGCCAAGAGTGTTCCAGGGGAAAGACAATCCCTTATTTTGACGTAGAAAACAGCTGCATGCAGTCTAGAGCCGTGCGTAAAAGTGTTGTAACTCCAAGGTTTGCACACGAgtcttcagtttgttttgaCACTTCCCAGTAGGATGTTCCAGAGTGATGGTGATCTGGGCAGGGAGGGCTCTTATAGCAGCTCCAGCAGCccctcagcagctgcaggggGAGGGGTGGGGCACATGCAGCCCTGGCTCCCATCTTCCCAAATGTTTTGGTCCTAAAAGTCCACATGATTTGAGTACGGCAAGATGTGGACACCTTCCTCAAAACAATCCATTAGTGTTTATGGGTAGAGAGCAGAGCAAACACTAGCTGACATTTGTTGATGCGTTTTTAAAAACTGCCAATTTGGAGCAAAAGTTTGGTGGCCTTCAGACGCAGATTGATGACTTAACAAACGCTGCAGGAATTACTTCTACTTGGAGATGAAGATTTTACCAGTAGTGGAAGAAGTTTTCAGATCTTATAATAATACTACGggggaatactctgttacaaaagtcctgcattcaaaatgttactcaagtaaaagtactcattatccAAAGAAGCTGTTTTCAGAATAACATATATTATATCACTGGTTTTTAACTAATGATGCAATCATGTGTCTATTATTTTTAACCGTAAAGGATTATATAACAGGTATCTCCACCCATCATAGTATATCATAATGTATCAGTTAATTTCGTGtttgtattaataaaatgaacctgcaaaagtaactagtaactaatGTTGTAAAATAAGTGTAGTGAGTAGGAAATGCAATATatgcttccaaaatgtaatggattaaaaGTACCGAAACTGGaccccggccgtggcgcaactggctgcggcacctgcaccgtatgccggcgacccgggtcCGATTCCCGACCCGTGATCCTTTctggatcccaccccgactcccttgcccactttcctgtcactctccactgtcctatctgattaaaggcaaaaagcccccaaaagatatctttacatttttttttttaaaaagtaccaaaaatggaaatactcaaatcGAGTACATGCTCAAAAACGTACTaaggtacagtacttgagtacatttacttagttactttccgCCACTGgatttaacaaatgaaaaacatttagacaCCAGTTTGTTAGgcagtcagaatcagaaatcctgaTTTTGAATCCTGAGTTTCAATGTTTGTGGAAGGAATTAAGGTCCAAATAAATGGAATCAGAGAATAACAGTTAAGTT
It includes:
- the LOC134882408 gene encoding transcription factor 15-like → MMAFTMLRPVSTHPFSYPADLTLISDDDEENRSESDSSTDQGYGCCGIPGQSYRLESGAVVPHRNAANARERHRTQNVNTAFTALRTLIPTEPVDRKLSKIETLRLASSYISHLANVLVVGDGREDGEPCLSAVYKEGKGGGKGKKPRNICTFCLSNQRKGLKDRRDFVKMHGGSGRQISRR